In one Candidatus Cloacimonadota bacterium genomic region, the following are encoded:
- a CDS encoding ABC transporter ATP-binding protein, translating into MPEQKLKFSYYLKLLYPFIKKDKGLLFFGLFAMLVSSALRLVDPLILALIIDKSIPNQDLSEMLRYGFMFIAVVLVSGLLSYLQIVLLSRLGIKIITKFKGNVFSHLLKLPVAWFNKQPVGELIARVESDSERVKVLFSDLSITIMGNLLFFVGVFVVLLYRDWKTTSIILPIIAISIVAYSLLFRYISRFFRLIREKYAIISAKITDYVQGMQMIQALNQETRVIEDLRKASKDKQRTEIKTSFIEYGTQSFFMFIFEVVFVVIVIMLSAPKIIVGTATLGTLIVFIQYIYRMVWPLMHLSENVMQMQRSFVSLKRILELTSLETEDEAFTGKETPSFDREIRFENVSFAYEGEDWVLKDVSFTIPKGKKIALVGPSGSGKSTTISLLCGFYHVQKGSILVDGTSIRTLDFRAWRRKIGLILQDIYLFPGPILENVRVYNDNVDPSVVQKSISVVQLDDFIKALPNGLDTELAERGQNVSQGEKQLISFARALAFNSEIIVMDEATASIDPQTEARIQRTMNHVFAGKTMVIVAHRLTSVLDADEILYFNEGRITARGNHHTLLQESEDYRRLVELQLLGGKDE; encoded by the coding sequence ATGCCGGAACAAAAGCTAAAATTTAGCTATTATTTAAAACTGCTATATCCTTTCATCAAGAAGGACAAGGGACTTCTGTTTTTCGGACTATTTGCCATGCTGGTTTCATCAGCTCTACGTTTGGTGGATCCGCTCATTCTTGCGCTGATCATAGACAAAAGTATTCCCAATCAAGATTTATCCGAAATGCTGCGTTACGGCTTCATGTTCATCGCCGTAGTGTTGGTGTCAGGCCTACTATCTTATTTACAGATTGTTTTGCTTTCCCGCCTCGGAATCAAGATCATTACAAAGTTCAAAGGTAATGTGTTCAGTCATCTGCTAAAACTCCCGGTTGCTTGGTTCAATAAACAACCCGTGGGGGAGTTAATCGCCAGAGTGGAAAGTGATAGTGAGCGCGTGAAAGTACTATTTTCAGATCTTTCCATCACTATCATGGGCAATCTGCTGTTCTTTGTGGGAGTCTTTGTAGTGCTGTTATACAGAGATTGGAAGACCACATCCATTATTTTGCCCATCATCGCCATCAGCATTGTGGCCTACTCCCTGCTCTTTCGCTATATATCCAGATTCTTCCGGTTAATCCGTGAGAAATATGCCATCATCTCAGCAAAAATTACAGATTATGTCCAGGGCATGCAGATGATTCAGGCATTGAACCAGGAAACACGCGTAATTGAAGATCTCAGAAAGGCCTCCAAGGACAAGCAACGTACTGAGATCAAGACCAGTTTCATCGAATACGGGACTCAAAGCTTCTTTATGTTCATCTTCGAAGTAGTCTTTGTGGTGATCGTGATTATGCTTTCTGCACCAAAGATAATAGTGGGAACTGCCACTTTGGGTACCTTAATCGTCTTTATCCAATACATATACCGTATGGTTTGGCCATTGATGCACCTAAGTGAAAACGTGATGCAAATGCAGCGCAGTTTTGTATCTTTGAAGCGCATATTGGAATTGACCTCTCTGGAAACCGAGGATGAAGCCTTTACTGGAAAAGAAACACCCAGTTTTGATCGTGAAATTCGCTTTGAAAACGTGAGTTTTGCTTATGAAGGTGAGGATTGGGTGCTGAAAGATGTATCTTTCACCATTCCCAAGGGCAAAAAGATTGCATTGGTGGGTCCATCAGGGAGCGGGAAATCTACTACCATCAGCCTGCTTTGCGGGTTTTACCACGTTCAAAAAGGCAGTATACTGGTAGATGGAACTTCCATTCGCACATTGGATTTCCGGGCCTGGCGCCGAAAGATCGGATTGATCCTTCAGGATATCTACCTATTCCCCGGACCGATCCTGGAAAACGTGCGTGTCTATAACGATAATGTGGATCCAAGTGTGGTGCAAAAAAGTATCTCCGTGGTACAATTGGATGACTTTATCAAAGCACTTCCAAATGGTCTGGATACAGAGTTGGCAGAGCGTGGGCAAAACGTTTCTCAAGGTGAAAAACAGCTTATATCATTTGCCCGTGCTTTGGCGTTCAATTCTGAGATCATCGTGATGGATGAAGCAACAGCGTCCATAGATCCTCAAACCGAAGCGCGTATCCAACGCACTATGAACCATGTCTTTGCGGGCAAAACCATGGTGATCGTGGCTCACAGGCTCACATCTGTTTTGGATGCAGATGAGATCCTGTACTTCAATGAAGGCAGGATTACTGCCCGCGGGAACCATCACACTCTTCTACAGGAAAGCGAGGACTATCGCAGACTGGTGGAACTGCAGCTGTTGGGAGGCAAAGATGAATAA
- a CDS encoding DUF2764 family protein: MAKQYYYFIAGLPSISMEDSKLAYSPAQFRDEAKAQLSEGDYQLINILHLPEDLANLLKTIYHHDHDFDSEGLYSNEYWQEFIAFVKHRLERNNLETPSEYQHLPQFVLDSVSEFLMPEDLPSFLLAEHTMLRGFFNFCAHHSNRFIRDWFELERNIKNILAAINGRNHELDYAKYLIGDDDTVKQLAHSHAADFGLGKEHPLFDALQRIWEQNNILYRERGYDVLRNKWIDEQNFFDYFNVDRLLGYYSKLRIIYRWLKADTELGKEVFHDTLNKLENSFEFPEDFSIKIKQK; the protein is encoded by the coding sequence ATGGCAAAGCAGTATTACTACTTTATTGCCGGTTTACCTTCCATCTCGATGGAGGACAGTAAACTGGCCTATAGTCCTGCTCAGTTTCGGGATGAAGCGAAGGCTCAACTAAGCGAAGGAGATTATCAACTGATAAATATCTTACACTTGCCTGAAGATCTCGCAAATCTATTGAAGACCATCTACCATCATGACCATGATTTCGACTCCGAAGGACTATACTCCAATGAATACTGGCAGGAATTCATCGCTTTTGTAAAGCACCGTTTGGAGAGAAACAATTTGGAGACGCCATCAGAGTATCAGCACCTACCGCAATTTGTTCTGGATTCTGTTTCCGAGTTTTTGATGCCTGAAGATCTACCCTCCTTCCTGCTTGCCGAGCATACAATGCTACGCGGCTTCTTCAATTTCTGTGCCCATCACTCCAATCGCTTCATCCGGGATTGGTTTGAACTGGAGCGTAACATCAAAAACATCCTTGCGGCAATTAACGGACGCAATCATGAGCTGGATTATGCCAAATACCTGATTGGAGATGACGATACCGTAAAACAACTGGCTCATAGTCATGCAGCAGACTTCGGTCTAGGCAAAGAGCATCCTCTTTTCGATGCTCTACAGCGGATTTGGGAACAAAATAACATCCTCTACCGGGAACGGGGCTATGATGTGTTGCGCAATAAATGGATCGACGAGCAGAACTTCTTCGATTACTTCAATGTGGATCGTTTATTGGGTTATTACAGTAAGCTTCGCATCATTTACAGATGGCTGAAAGCAGACACTGAACTGGGCAAAGAAGTATTTCACGACACACTGAACAAGCTGGAAAACAGCTTTGAATTCCCTGAAGATTTCAGTATAAAAATAAAGCAAAAATAG
- a CDS encoding ABC transporter ATP-binding protein, with the protein MNKHIKWILKQYKAQIWFVLIMVVFTLVSSAVSIAYPIAFQRMIDLLRDVLANPDKYPAPMIEVNKVLVFFLAIGVAQFFTGFYPCIRAWVNLRFEHALRMLYFDFISRKDFRFFQKFRTGDIVTRLTDDLSDYPKISWFLCSGIFRALNSFSMILFSLVVMFSVNVKLTLLSIAPLPLMIIVFYFTSEKLYTNFERNQRAISNINNQLEMSFSGIRIVKSFVSEEKYNRFFDGALARRFDTEMSVVRLNAVLSLIYQYIDYFAQIGVIMFGGWMAVKGEITVGTFFLFYTYLSMMIYPLLDLPQLFVSGKQAFVNIDRLDEMKDHPTFNKDDNLGQEVDDFRGLRFDNVNCIYPGKERSIINNVSFELRPGEKMLILGATGSGKTTIANLVLGLVKPDSGTISFSGIDLEEVNIRSLRNIVAYVPQEPSLFSGSIKENILMGNENASESEYQIALKAAQLEDEMAHFPLGDASPVGQRGLSVSGGQKQRITIARALIKRPQLLILDDITASLDAENEEKLWQAINSDYPNTGAIVISHRLSTLHYVDSVLYIDAAGNAHKGSHDELVFKNKDYHDFLHEHLKK; encoded by the coding sequence ATGAATAAGCACATCAAATGGATACTGAAGCAGTACAAAGCGCAGATCTGGTTTGTGTTGATCATGGTTGTGTTTACTCTGGTCTCCTCAGCCGTCTCCATTGCCTATCCCATTGCTTTCCAGCGCATGATAGACTTGTTGAGGGATGTCCTGGCCAATCCCGATAAATATCCAGCCCCGATGATAGAAGTAAACAAGGTTCTGGTGTTTTTCCTGGCCATCGGTGTCGCACAGTTCTTCACCGGATTCTATCCTTGCATTCGAGCTTGGGTGAACTTGCGCTTTGAACACGCACTCAGGATGCTATATTTCGATTTCATCAGTCGTAAGGACTTCCGATTCTTCCAAAAGTTCCGTACTGGAGACATCGTAACCAGATTGACCGATGATCTTTCGGATTATCCCAAGATCTCCTGGTTTTTGTGTAGCGGCATCTTCCGTGCTCTGAACTCGTTTTCGATGATTCTGTTTTCCCTGGTGGTAATGTTCAGCGTCAATGTAAAACTCACTTTGCTCTCCATAGCTCCGTTACCTTTGATGATTATAGTATTCTACTTTACCAGCGAGAAACTATACACGAACTTTGAACGGAATCAAAGAGCCATTTCCAATATCAACAATCAGCTGGAAATGAGCTTTTCCGGCATTCGTATCGTGAAATCATTTGTTAGCGAAGAGAAGTACAACCGCTTCTTTGATGGGGCCTTGGCCAGGCGTTTCGATACCGAAATGAGCGTGGTAAGACTGAATGCCGTGCTGTCTCTGATCTACCAATATATAGATTACTTCGCCCAGATCGGGGTGATCATGTTCGGCGGATGGATGGCAGTGAAGGGAGAAATAACCGTAGGTACCTTCTTCCTATTCTATACTTATCTTTCAATGATGATCTACCCGCTCCTGGATCTGCCTCAGCTTTTTGTCTCCGGTAAACAGGCCTTTGTGAATATCGACCGCCTGGATGAAATGAAAGACCATCCTACGTTCAATAAAGATGATAACTTGGGACAAGAGGTTGATGACTTTAGAGGTCTGCGCTTTGATAATGTAAACTGCATCTATCCGGGAAAAGAACGAAGCATAATAAATAATGTTTCTTTCGAACTGAGACCCGGTGAGAAGATGTTGATACTAGGTGCTACCGGCAGTGGCAAGACCACTATTGCGAATCTTGTTCTGGGCCTGGTGAAACCGGATTCAGGAACCATATCTTTCAGCGGCATCGACTTGGAAGAAGTAAACATTCGGTCCCTAAGAAACATAGTGGCTTATGTTCCGCAAGAGCCATCGCTATTTAGCGGCAGTATCAAGGAAAACATCCTGATGGGTAATGAAAACGCAAGCGAAAGCGAGTATCAGATTGCGCTCAAAGCAGCTCAACTGGAGGATGAAATGGCACATTTCCCTCTGGGGGATGCAAGCCCAGTAGGTCAACGCGGATTGAGTGTCTCCGGTGGGCAGAAACAACGCATCACCATTGCCCGGGCACTGATCAAGCGGCCACAATTACTGATTCTGGATGATATCACGGCATCGTTGGACGCCGAGAACGAAGAAAAGCTGTGGCAAGCCATCAATAGTGATTATCCCAATACCGGTGCCATAGTGATCTCTCACAGACTTTCAACCTTACATTATGTTGATAGTGTTTTGTATATAGACGCTGCAGGAAACGCTCACAAAGGCAGTCATGACGAACTGGTCTTCAAAAATAAGGACTATCACGATTTCCTGCACGAACATTTAAAGAAGTAG
- a CDS encoding V-type ATP synthase subunit E produces the protein MNDQLQDLLSKVYEEGVGKANAEAEKILDKARVDAEKLVSEAKNKAEAMIAEAEKKASELQKNAEGDLKMAANHTISSLKQKIIDLVLSASIDKGSKQSFEDPEFVKSVICEAISDWKKDASLTLAESLKGKLDEGFIASLKTAFDNKIEIDFSPQLKAGFCISPQDGSYKLSFTDQDFAELFKSYLRPRTAKILFNS, from the coding sequence ATGAACGACCAGCTGCAAGATCTTTTGAGCAAAGTGTATGAAGAAGGCGTTGGTAAAGCCAATGCCGAAGCAGAAAAGATATTAGATAAAGCCAGAGTAGATGCTGAGAAATTGGTATCCGAGGCCAAGAATAAAGCTGAAGCCATGATTGCAGAAGCCGAAAAGAAGGCCTCCGAGCTTCAGAAGAACGCAGAAGGGGATCTAAAGATGGCAGCAAATCACACCATCAGTTCTCTGAAACAGAAGATTATTGATCTTGTTCTATCAGCCAGCATTGACAAGGGTAGCAAACAGAGTTTTGAAGATCCGGAGTTCGTAAAGAGTGTGATCTGCGAAGCCATTTCAGACTGGAAAAAGGACGCTTCGCTTACTCTCGCTGAGAGCTTGAAGGGCAAATTGGATGAAGGCTTTATTGCTTCTTTGAAGACTGCCTTCGACAACAAGATAGAAATTGACTTTTCTCCTCAATTAAAAGCTGGCTTCTGCATCTCTCCCCAGGACGGCAGCTACAAGCTCAGTTTTACCGATCAGGATTTCGCTGAGCTTTTCAAAAGTTATTTAAGACCCCGCACAGCCAAGATCCTCTTCAATAGTTGA